In Acanthopagrus latus isolate v.2019 chromosome 17, fAcaLat1.1, whole genome shotgun sequence, the following are encoded in one genomic region:
- the LOC119005902 gene encoding c-Myc-binding protein-like: MAHYRASDPKREQFRRYLEKAGIIDSLTSVLVALYEQQDRPSNAMEFIKEHLGAVGQTSTDTEALQQEVVDLRQRCTLLAEENKDLKTRLQQYEPEDGARAD; this comes from the exons ATGGCGCATTATAGA GCTTCAGACCCTAAAAGGGAGCAGTTTCGGAGATACTTGGAGAAAGCTGGTATTATTGACAGTCTTACCAGTG TTCTAGTGGCTTTATATGAACAACAAGACAGGCCCAGCAATGCTATGGA ATTTATCAAGGAGCATCTTGGTGCTGTTGGCCAGACTTCAACAGACAcagaggctctgcagcaggaggtggtggaCTTGAGGCAGAGGTGTACACTTCtggcagaggaaaacaaagacctTAAAACAAGG ctgcagcagtatgAGCCAGAAGATGGTGCCAGAGCTGACTGA